One genomic segment of Rhizobium gallicum bv. gallicum R602sp includes these proteins:
- a CDS encoding ArsR/SmtB family transcription factor, translating into MSNAPDMLFRTLADPTRRALFERLCREGEKTVGALTARAGVSQPVVSKHLGVLKQAGLVRDRHEGRHTHYSAQLGALAPLIDWTSQMAGFWQSRFNDLEDLLKRMDQ; encoded by the coding sequence ATGTCGAACGCTCCCGATATGCTCTTCAGAACGCTCGCCGATCCGACCCGGCGGGCTCTCTTCGAGCGGCTGTGCCGTGAGGGAGAAAAGACGGTCGGAGCCCTGACGGCCCGGGCCGGGGTCTCACAGCCGGTCGTCTCAAAGCATCTGGGAGTTCTGAAGCAGGCCGGGTTGGTGCGCGACCGACATGAAGGCCGCCATACGCACTACAGCGCGCAGCTTGGCGCCTTGGCCCCACTGATCGACTGGACAAGCCAGATGGCGGGATTCTGGCAGAGCCGGTTCAACGACCTCGAGGATCTGCTCAAAAGGATGGACCAATGA
- a CDS encoding DUF1289 domain-containing protein: MRTPCIHVCSIDPATDLCTGCGRTLQEIGNWMSYSDEERQRIMTVLAARLFAEPVALVREAAAMSEHRS, encoded by the coding sequence ATGCGAACGCCCTGCATCCACGTATGCTCGATCGATCCCGCAACCGACCTTTGCACGGGTTGTGGCCGCACGCTTCAGGAGATCGGCAACTGGATGTCCTATTCGGATGAGGAAAGGCAGCGCATCATGACTGTCCTTGCCGCGCGCCTCTTTGCCGAACCGGTCGCCCTGGTCCGCGAGGCGGCCGCAATGTCGGAGCACCGTTCATGA
- a CDS encoding VOC family protein, with protein sequence MTVKRIVANIAVSDIEAAKAFYHGILGMDVVMDHGWIVTYSADASAGPRVSFATEGGSGTAVPDLSIEVDNLDEVYQRVIREGIAVEYGPASEPWGVRRFYVRDPFGRLVNILRHA encoded by the coding sequence ATGACCGTCAAACGCATTGTCGCGAACATCGCGGTTTCCGATATAGAAGCCGCCAAGGCTTTTTATCATGGCATCCTCGGCATGGATGTCGTCATGGATCATGGATGGATCGTCACTTATTCGGCGGATGCGAGCGCGGGGCCGCGGGTCAGCTTTGCGACCGAAGGTGGCTCCGGAACGGCTGTGCCCGACCTCTCTATCGAAGTCGACAATCTCGATGAGGTCTATCAGCGGGTCATCCGCGAAGGTATCGCGGTGGAGTACGGTCCGGCGAGCGAGCCCTGGGGGGTGAGGCGGTTTTACGTCCGTGACCCTTTCGGCCGCCTGGTGAATATCCTCAGGCATGCGTAA
- a CDS encoding ABC transporter permease: MNLEAIKSIYFFEMARTRRTLLQSVFSPVISTSLYFIVFGAAIGSRIQEVEGVSYGAFITPGLIMLTLLGQCIGNGSFGIYFPKFTGTIYEVLSAPVAMTEILLGYVGAAATKGLLIGLIILLTANAFVEVRIEHPFMMILFFLLTAVTFSLFGFMIGIWAGNFEQLNLIPMLVVPPLTFLGGSFYSINMLPPFWQAVSHFNPVLYLVSGFRWSFYGIADVNPLLSLGMITMFLAICLATLGWIFKTGYRLRN; this comes from the coding sequence ATGAATTTGGAAGCCATCAAGTCGATCTATTTCTTCGAAATGGCGCGCACGCGCCGCACGCTGCTGCAGAGCGTCTTCTCGCCGGTGATTTCCACCTCGCTCTATTTCATCGTCTTTGGCGCGGCGATCGGCTCGCGCATCCAAGAGGTGGAAGGCGTGTCCTACGGCGCCTTCATTACGCCGGGGCTCATCATGCTGACGCTGCTCGGGCAATGCATCGGCAACGGATCCTTCGGCATCTATTTTCCGAAATTCACCGGCACGATCTACGAGGTGCTGTCAGCGCCGGTTGCGATGACGGAGATCCTGCTCGGCTATGTTGGAGCTGCAGCCACCAAGGGGCTTCTGATCGGGCTCATTATCCTTCTGACGGCCAATGCCTTCGTGGAGGTCAGGATAGAGCACCCCTTCATGATGATCCTGTTCTTCCTGCTGACGGCGGTCACTTTCAGCCTGTTCGGCTTCATGATCGGCATATGGGCAGGCAACTTCGAGCAATTGAACCTGATCCCGATGCTCGTGGTGCCGCCGCTGACCTTCCTCGGCGGCAGCTTCTATTCGATCAACATGCTGCCGCCCTTCTGGCAGGCCGTCAGCCACTTCAATCCGGTGCTTTATCTCGTGAGCGGTTTCCGTTGGAGCTTCTACGGCATCGCCGACGTCAATCCGCTGCTCAGCCTTGGGATGATCACCATGTTCCTGGCGATATGCCTTGCGACTCTTGGCTGGATTTTCAAGACGGGATACCGGCTGCGGAACTGA
- a CDS encoding DUF1801 domain-containing protein → MDRKTPSKSAKAANQATAKPASTEPVLLSGGNPQIAKGYGDAPVQAYVAAMPGWKSDVGRRLDTLIERTVPGVHKAVKWNSPFYGVEDHVWFLSFHCFTKYVKVTFFRGTSLRPLPPGQSKHKDVRYLDIHEDELDEAQFADWVKQASQLPGERL, encoded by the coding sequence ATGGACCGCAAGACGCCCAGCAAGTCAGCGAAGGCCGCAAACCAGGCCACAGCCAAACCGGCCTCCACAGAACCAGTCCTCCTCTCAGGCGGCAACCCTCAGATCGCCAAGGGTTACGGCGACGCCCCCGTGCAGGCCTACGTCGCGGCCATGCCGGGCTGGAAGAGCGACGTCGGGCGCCGCCTCGACACGCTCATCGAGCGCACCGTCCCCGGCGTGCACAAGGCAGTCAAATGGAATTCGCCCTTCTATGGTGTCGAGGACCATGTCTGGTTCCTCAGCTTTCATTGCTTCACGAAATACGTGAAAGTGACGTTCTTCCGCGGCACATCGCTACGCCCTCTTCCGCCCGGCCAATCCAAGCACAAGGACGTGCGCTATCTCGACATCCATGAAGACGAACTGGACGAAGCTCAGTTCGCCGATTGGGTGAAGCAAGCCAGCCAGTTGCCCGGCGAACGACTGTGA
- a CDS encoding TIGR02281 family clan AA aspartic protease: MNRLGLFLLILGIGLAVLVYNHDSDRVLGMNIDDFGRMIYLLPIVLMLSAGIWASRRSAGETMRNLMIWLVIILALATVYLYRQDLFGVGDRLLAGLVPGRAVVVTTSEGSSEIILHKLLNGHFEADVSVNGQTIPMLVDTGASMVALSHADAERIGIIPENLTYSMTVMTANGRARAAPVTLDRIAIGPIVRTGVAASVAADGALDQSLLGMSFLQTLGSLQMQTDELRMRD; the protein is encoded by the coding sequence ATGAACCGTCTCGGGCTTTTCCTTCTGATCCTCGGGATCGGCCTTGCGGTGCTCGTCTATAACCACGACAGCGACCGCGTGCTCGGCATGAACATCGACGATTTCGGGCGCATGATCTATCTCCTGCCGATCGTGCTGATGCTGTCTGCCGGCATTTGGGCAAGCCGCCGCAGCGCCGGCGAAACCATGCGCAACCTGATGATCTGGCTGGTCATCATCCTGGCCCTTGCAACCGTCTATCTCTACCGCCAGGACCTGTTCGGCGTCGGCGACCGCCTGCTTGCCGGCCTCGTGCCCGGCCGTGCCGTCGTCGTCACCACCAGCGAGGGCAGCAGCGAGATCATTCTGCACAAACTGCTGAACGGCCATTTCGAGGCCGACGTCTCCGTCAACGGCCAGACGATCCCGATGCTCGTCGATACCGGCGCCAGCATGGTGGCCCTGTCGCATGCGGATGCCGAGCGGATCGGCATCATCCCGGAAAACCTCACTTATTCGATGACCGTCATGACGGCGAACGGCCGCGCCCGCGCCGCGCCCGTGACGCTCGACCGCATTGCCATCGGCCCCATCGTGCGCACCGGCGTCGCCGCCAGCGTTGCCGCAGACGGCGCGCTCGACCAGAGCCTGCTCGGCATGAGCTTCCTCCAAACGCTGGGTTCCCTGCAGATGCAGACAGACGAGCTCAGGATGCGCGACTAG
- a CDS encoding ABC transporter ATP-binding protein has translation MAPIISIRNLTKSYANGFEALKGIDLDVDKGEILALLGPNGAGKTTMISIVCGIVNPSGGQVLVAGHDVVKDFRATRTMIGLVPQELTTDQFETVWNTVSFSRGLHGKKPNPAHIEKVLRDLSLWNKKDNMLRELSGGMKRRVLIAKALSHEPEILFLDEPTAGVDVTLRKDMWRVVERLRESGVTIILTTHYIEEAEEIADRVGVINGGKLLLVEDKTALMTKLGRKQLILELAEPLDELPECFSANGLSLEPDGNRLIYDFDAHSEQESIAALLTRLAAQNIHFKDLSTRQSSLEDIFVALVGGTK, from the coding sequence ATGGCACCCATCATTTCCATCCGAAATCTCACAAAAAGCTACGCCAACGGGTTCGAGGCGCTGAAAGGCATCGATCTCGATGTCGACAAGGGCGAGATCCTGGCCCTGCTCGGGCCGAACGGCGCGGGCAAGACGACGATGATTTCGATCGTCTGCGGCATCGTCAATCCGAGCGGCGGCCAGGTGCTGGTCGCCGGGCACGATGTCGTCAAGGATTTCCGGGCGACGCGGACAATGATCGGGCTGGTACCGCAGGAACTGACGACGGATCAGTTCGAGACGGTCTGGAATACGGTGAGCTTTTCCCGCGGGCTGCACGGCAAGAAGCCGAACCCGGCCCATATCGAGAAGGTGCTGCGCGACCTTTCGCTGTGGAACAAGAAGGACAATATGCTGCGGGAGCTTTCCGGCGGCATGAAGCGGCGCGTGCTGATCGCCAAGGCGCTCAGCCACGAGCCGGAGATCCTGTTCCTCGACGAGCCGACGGCGGGCGTCGACGTGACGCTGCGCAAGGATATGTGGCGGGTCGTGGAAAGGCTGCGCGAGTCCGGCGTCACCATCATCCTGACGACGCATTACATAGAAGAGGCCGAAGAGATCGCCGACCGCGTCGGCGTGATCAACGGCGGCAAGCTGCTGCTGGTCGAAGACAAGACCGCTCTGATGACCAAGCTCGGCCGCAAGCAGCTGATTCTCGAGCTTGCCGAACCGCTGGACGAGCTGCCCGAATGTTTCTCCGCAAACGGCCTGTCGCTCGAACCTGACGGAAACCGGCTGATCTACGATTTCGATGCGCATAGCGAGCAGGAGAGCATTGCCGCGCTGCTCACCCGGCTTGCGGCGCAGAACATCCACTTCAAGGATCTTTCGACGCGGCAGAGTTCGCTCGAGGATATCTTCGTGGCGCTCGTGGGAGGCACGAAATGA
- a CDS encoding sulfite exporter TauE/SafE family protein, which translates to MPGVSELALFALLLAAAGAVAGLLAGLFGIGGGAILVPVFYQVFGWLDVPEAVRMHLSVGTSLAIIVPTSLRSYMAHRSHGAVDQELLSSWIIAVPLGAIIAAVIASEASSVTLRLIFAAVALLVAFRMMFNRASWRLGSDLPGNPFKFLVGTGIGILSGLMGIGGGVLNNTFMTLYSRQMHQAVATSAGVGVLISLPGLFGYVWAGWGVSGLPPFSTGFINWVAVVFIIPLTMYIAPFGARLAHRMSKRQLEIGFGIFLVVTAARFLISIYA; encoded by the coding sequence ATTCCGGGTGTTTCGGAGCTTGCCCTTTTTGCACTTCTGCTGGCGGCTGCGGGCGCAGTTGCGGGCCTGCTTGCCGGGCTCTTCGGCATCGGCGGCGGCGCGATCCTCGTTCCGGTGTTTTATCAGGTGTTCGGCTGGCTCGATGTGCCGGAGGCGGTGCGCATGCACCTGTCGGTCGGAACTTCGCTTGCGATTATCGTTCCGACGTCGCTCAGGTCCTATATGGCGCATCGCAGTCACGGGGCGGTCGACCAGGAGCTCCTGAGCAGTTGGATCATCGCCGTGCCGCTCGGCGCGATCATCGCGGCGGTGATTGCCTCTGAAGCGTCGAGCGTGACCTTGCGATTGATCTTTGCAGCCGTCGCGCTCCTCGTCGCCTTCCGCATGATGTTCAACCGCGCGAGCTGGCGTCTCGGCAGCGATTTGCCGGGTAATCCATTCAAGTTCCTGGTCGGGACGGGCATCGGTATTCTTTCCGGCCTGATGGGGATCGGCGGCGGCGTTCTCAACAATACCTTCATGACACTCTATTCGCGGCAAATGCACCAGGCGGTGGCGACATCTGCGGGCGTTGGCGTGCTGATCTCGCTGCCTGGATTGTTCGGCTATGTCTGGGCTGGTTGGGGAGTATCGGGCCTGCCACCGTTTTCGACCGGCTTCATCAACTGGGTCGCCGTGGTGTTCATCATTCCGCTGACGATGTATATCGCGCCGTTCGGCGCGCGGCTCGCCCACCGGATGAGCAAGCGTCAATTGGAGATCGGCTTCGGCATCTTCCTTGTCGTCACTGCGGCGCGGTTCCTCATCAGCATCTACGCATAA
- the cobT gene encoding nicotinate-nucleotide--dimethylbenzimidazole phosphoribosyltransferase: MSVSGLPFDDFRALLRDLPGPDTRALVAARERDAQLTKPPGALGRLEEIAFWLAAWTGRAPAVNRPLVAIFAGNHGVAKQGITPFPPAVTQQMVENFAAGGAAINQICVAYDLGLKVFDLALDYPTGDITEEAALSERDCAATMAFGMEAIAGGTDLLCIGEMGIGNTTIAAAINYALYGGSARDWVGPGTGSEGEMLERKVAAVERAVELHRDHLNDPLEVMRRLGGREIAAMAGAILAARVEKIPVLIDGYVATAAGAILQAANPSALDHCLIGHVSGEPGHLRAIEMLGKTPLLALGMRLGEGTGAALAAGIVKAAAACHSGMATFSQAGVTNRH; the protein is encoded by the coding sequence ATGAGCGTTTCAGGCCTGCCATTCGACGATTTCCGTGCGCTGCTGCGCGATCTGCCGGGACCGGACACCCGGGCGCTGGTGGCAGCGCGCGAGCGCGACGCGCAACTGACGAAGCCGCCGGGCGCGCTCGGGCGGCTCGAGGAGATCGCCTTCTGGCTGGCGGCCTGGACGGGCAGGGCGCCGGCCGTCAACCGGCCGCTGGTTGCGATCTTCGCCGGCAATCACGGCGTGGCGAAACAGGGCATTACCCCCTTTCCGCCGGCGGTGACGCAGCAGATGGTGGAGAATTTCGCTGCCGGTGGTGCGGCGATCAACCAGATCTGCGTCGCCTACGATCTCGGGCTGAAGGTTTTCGATCTGGCGCTCGATTATCCGACCGGCGACATCACCGAAGAGGCAGCACTTTCCGAGCGCGACTGCGCGGCGACCATGGCCTTCGGCATGGAGGCTATTGCGGGTGGCACGGACCTGCTTTGCATCGGCGAGATGGGGATCGGCAACACGACGATCGCTGCGGCGATCAACTACGCGCTTTACGGCGGCTCGGCGCGCGACTGGGTTGGCCCGGGAACCGGTTCCGAGGGCGAGATGCTGGAGCGCAAGGTGGCAGCCGTCGAGCGCGCTGTCGAGCTGCACCGCGACCATCTGAACGATCCGCTGGAAGTCATGCGCCGCCTCGGCGGCCGAGAGATTGCGGCAATGGCCGGCGCCATTCTTGCTGCGCGCGTCGAAAAGATTCCGGTGCTGATCGACGGCTATGTGGCGACGGCGGCAGGCGCCATCCTGCAGGCGGCCAATCCGTCGGCGCTCGATCACTGCCTGATTGGCCACGTCTCAGGCGAACCAGGACATCTCAGAGCGATCGAGATGCTCGGCAAAACGCCGCTTCTGGCGCTCGGCATGCGGCTTGGCGAGGGAACGGGTGCGGCCCTTGCCGCCGGCATCGTGAAGGCCGCCGCGGCCTGCCATTCCGGAATGGCGACATTCTCGCAGGCTGGCGTAACCAACAGACACTGA
- a CDS encoding MFS domain-containing histidine kinase has product MSTGVSTSTDKIIVDKSRSHRNKPVSRAVRQTRERLQSGHSSAAAFDRDALRMYMSAFIQGASIMPLFVIIIAVLGIYFTGNTQILLWAVLTLTAYAANIYLVRRARKKEISPESARKWRRVLLFGQLMIGSCWAFFALQDCSACDPSSFILFKGATLLIALSVTAMSNFMLTPAVLVAFAPSVVALAAKAGISRDLLELSLTAVFTTTIIFFNYISDRLFQSNLKILSFQSEKDDLIAELEVAKSMSDEARRRAEEANLAKSRFLASMSHELRTPLNAILGFSEVMSAEVMGPLNNPTYKEYTNDIHRSGQHLLNLINEILDLSRIEAGKYELIEEAISLLDIAEDCIGMVQLRARGKNISITQQFEPELPSVWADEKSLRQVVLNLLSNAVKFTPQGGEIHVKVGWTAGGGQYISIKDNGPGIPEDEIPVVLSAFGQGSIAIKSAEQGTGLGLPIVQAILAKHDGQFVLKSKLREGTEVIAILPARRVLQSLPAVEEAQPVSRKRKSFA; this is encoded by the coding sequence ATGAGTACCGGCGTTAGCACATCGACCGATAAGATTATCGTCGACAAATCCCGCAGTCACCGCAACAAGCCTGTCTCCAGGGCTGTGCGGCAGACGCGCGAGCGGCTGCAATCCGGCCACTCCTCCGCCGCCGCCTTCGATCGGGACGCGCTCAGGATGTATATGAGCGCCTTCATCCAGGGCGCGTCGATCATGCCGCTCTTCGTCATCATCATTGCGGTCCTCGGCATCTATTTCACAGGCAACACACAAATTCTCCTCTGGGCCGTACTGACGCTGACTGCCTATGCGGCAAACATCTATCTCGTGCGCCGCGCCCGCAAAAAGGAAATATCGCCGGAATCGGCGCGCAAATGGCGCCGCGTCTTGCTTTTCGGCCAGCTGATGATCGGCAGCTGCTGGGCCTTCTTTGCGCTTCAGGACTGCAGCGCGTGCGATCCCTCCAGCTTCATCCTTTTCAAAGGCGCCACGCTTCTCATCGCGCTTTCCGTTACGGCAATGTCGAATTTCATGCTGACGCCCGCCGTGCTCGTTGCCTTCGCACCCTCCGTCGTGGCACTCGCTGCAAAGGCCGGCATCTCGCGCGACCTGCTTGAGCTCAGCCTCACTGCCGTTTTCACGACGACCATCATTTTCTTCAACTACATCAGCGACCGCCTCTTCCAGTCGAACCTCAAGATCCTCTCCTTCCAGTCGGAAAAGGACGACTTGATCGCCGAGCTCGAAGTCGCCAAATCCATGTCCGACGAAGCGCGCCGGCGCGCGGAAGAGGCAAACCTTGCCAAGTCGCGCTTCCTCGCCTCCATGTCACATGAGCTGCGCACGCCGCTGAACGCCATCCTCGGCTTCTCCGAGGTGATGTCGGCCGAGGTCATGGGCCCGCTGAACAATCCGACCTACAAGGAATATACGAACGACATCCACCGCTCCGGCCAGCATCTGCTGAACCTCATAAACGAGATCCTCGACCTATCGCGCATCGAGGCCGGGAAATACGAGCTCATCGAAGAAGCGATCTCGCTCCTTGATATCGCGGAAGATTGCATCGGCATGGTGCAACTGCGTGCCAGGGGCAAGAACATTTCCATCACCCAGCAGTTCGAACCGGAGCTGCCGTCTGTCTGGGCCGACGAGAAGTCGTTGCGCCAGGTGGTGCTGAACCTGCTCTCAAACGCAGTGAAGTTCACGCCGCAAGGCGGTGAAATCCATGTCAAGGTCGGCTGGACGGCAGGCGGCGGCCAGTACATCTCCATCAAGGACAACGGCCCTGGCATTCCAGAGGACGAAATCCCCGTCGTGCTCTCCGCCTTCGGCCAGGGCTCGATCGCCATCAAGAGCGCCGAACAGGGCACCGGCCTCGGCCTGCCGATCGTCCAGGCGATCCTTGCCAAGCATGACGGCCAGTTCGTCCTGAAATCAAAGCTGCGCGAAGGCACCGAAGTGATCGCCATCCTGCCTGCCAGGCGCGTGCTGCAGAGCCTGCCGGCGGTCGAGGAAGCGCAGCCCGTTTCCCGCAAGCGGAAGAGCTTCGCTTAA
- a CDS encoding SRPBCC family protein produces MPNTIRLHRVLATSPEKVYRAFLEADALAKWLPPNGFTCTVHHFEPTVGGKFKMSFRNFTTGKSHAFGGEYVELAPGERLRYTDKFDDPNLPGEMEVAVTLKKVSVGTELEITQAGVPDVIPPEACYLGWQESLRNLARLVEPEINQ; encoded by the coding sequence ATGCCGAACACCATACGCTTGCATCGCGTCCTGGCAACCAGCCCCGAGAAGGTCTATCGCGCGTTTCTCGAAGCGGATGCGCTCGCCAAGTGGCTTCCCCCCAACGGCTTTACCTGCACTGTGCATCACTTTGAACCGACAGTCGGCGGAAAGTTCAAAATGTCCTTCCGGAACTTTACAACGGGCAAAAGCCACGCATTTGGTGGCGAATATGTCGAGCTCGCCCCAGGCGAGCGCCTGCGCTACACGGACAAATTCGACGACCCCAACTTGCCTGGCGAAATGGAAGTCGCTGTGACCTTGAAGAAAGTTTCGGTCGGGACAGAGCTGGAGATAACGCAGGCAGGCGTACCCGACGTTATTCCACCAGAGGCTTGTTACCTTGGTTGGCAGGAGTCGCTGCGAAACCTGGCACGGCTCGTCGAACCGGAGATCAATCAGTAG
- a CDS encoding DUF1801 domain-containing protein gives MMKATTTMKKNAVKEAETSPSQLIDAKVAALGDWRGGTLARLRSLIKEADPEVVEEVKWRKPSNMFGVPVWEHAGIICTGETYKNAVKLTFAKGASLEDPSGLFNSSLEGNTRRAIDFHEGDEIDEKALEALIRAAVALNTSQKAPRSA, from the coding sequence ATGATGAAAGCGACAACCACCATGAAGAAGAACGCCGTGAAAGAAGCAGAAACCTCTCCGTCTCAACTGATCGATGCGAAAGTAGCGGCGCTGGGCGATTGGCGGGGCGGGACGCTCGCCCGGCTGCGAAGCCTCATCAAGGAGGCCGACCCTGAAGTGGTCGAGGAGGTAAAATGGAGAAAGCCCTCGAACATGTTCGGGGTTCCCGTGTGGGAGCACGCCGGCATCATCTGCACCGGCGAGACCTATAAGAATGCCGTGAAGTTGACCTTCGCCAAGGGCGCCTCCTTGGAGGATCCCTCAGGCCTCTTCAACTCCAGCCTCGAAGGCAACACGAGGCGCGCCATCGATTTTCATGAGGGCGACGAGATCGATGAAAAAGCGTTGGAGGCGCTCATTCGCGCCGCTGTGGCACTGAACACCTCGCAGAAGGCACCCAGAAGCGCTTGA
- a CDS encoding diacylglycerol kinase, whose amino-acid sequence MTKPAIGKLTGVSHFFAAAVYSWAGFQRLIKESAFRQELLFAAVSLILLAAVGASLWEMMIAVVLFLVLFAVEALNTAIEEVIDRISPEFSMVGKHAKDLGSFAVLCALAACGLYLLVTIGTRLIAIVFA is encoded by the coding sequence TTGACCAAACCTGCCATAGGCAAACTGACGGGTGTGAGCCATTTCTTTGCTGCGGCCGTCTATTCCTGGGCGGGCTTCCAGCGCCTGATCAAGGAATCAGCTTTCCGGCAGGAGCTGCTTTTTGCCGCGGTTTCGCTGATCCTGCTTGCCGCCGTCGGTGCATCGCTGTGGGAAATGATGATTGCCGTCGTGCTGTTTCTAGTGCTCTTCGCCGTCGAGGCGCTGAATACGGCAATCGAGGAGGTGATCGACCGCATCTCGCCGGAATTCTCGATGGTCGGCAAACATGCGAAGGATCTTGGCTCCTTTGCCGTCCTCTGCGCGCTTGCCGCGTGCGGGCTCTATCTTCTCGTCACGATCGGCACGCGCCTCATCGCGATCGTCTTTGCCTGA
- a CDS encoding adenosylcobinamide-GDP ribazoletransferase yields the protein MNIKAYALDTARAVAFLSRLPVPQWVFCADDGKLSRTVRAFPLAGILIGLLPALVFLILLGLRADRLMAAFVALAVQTLIAGALHEDGLSDTADGIGGGRDRDHALAIMKDSRIGSYGAIALVFSLALRAAALAAIAREVAPLAAAFAIPAAACLSRAALVWHWHRLPPAKTDGIAASSGQPGESAMQVAVVSACLFSALLVWPALGLLALVCSLLATGVAVIAFTLYIRRKLAGHTGDTLGAAQQISEIAAFCALATAL from the coding sequence ATGAACATCAAGGCCTATGCGCTCGACACCGCCCGCGCCGTCGCTTTCCTGAGCCGGCTTCCCGTGCCGCAATGGGTCTTTTGCGCAGACGACGGCAAGCTCAGTCGCACGGTACGCGCCTTCCCGCTCGCCGGTATTCTGATCGGCCTTCTTCCGGCCCTCGTCTTTCTCATTCTCCTTGGCCTGCGCGCCGACCGTCTGATGGCGGCGTTCGTCGCACTCGCCGTCCAGACGCTCATCGCCGGCGCGCTGCACGAGGACGGGCTCTCCGACACTGCCGACGGCATCGGCGGCGGACGCGACCGCGACCACGCGCTGGCGATCATGAAGGACAGCCGCATCGGCAGCTACGGCGCGATTGCCCTCGTCTTCTCGCTAGCGCTTCGCGCCGCAGCGCTTGCCGCCATCGCCCGCGAGGTCGCCCCGCTTGCCGCCGCCTTCGCTATCCCCGCGGCCGCCTGCCTCAGCCGTGCCGCCCTCGTCTGGCACTGGCACCGCCTGCCGCCCGCAAAGACGGACGGCATCGCCGCCTCCTCGGGCCAGCCTGGCGAAAGCGCAATGCAGGTCGCGGTCGTGTCGGCCTGCCTCTTTTCGGCCCTTCTCGTTTGGCCGGCGCTCGGCCTGCTGGCGCTTGTCTGCAGCCTGCTTGCAACCGGCGTCGCGGTCATCGCGTTCACGCTCTATATCCGCCGCAAGCTTGCGGGCCATACCGGGGACACGCTCGGCGCGGCCCAGCAGATTTCCGAAATCGCAGCCTTCTGCGCCCTTGCCACGGCCTTGTGA
- a CDS encoding SRPBCC family protein, with protein MNKAATESLSVIVEREIPFPPEKIWRALTQPHLIEEWLMKNDFKPDVGHRFNLRGDWGGVLDCEVFAVEPNRTLSYTWNFAHNDTAFKLQSVVTFTLTPTNTGTHLRMEQSGFRPDQKQAYGGAKAGWQQFFANLEQVLTRAD; from the coding sequence ATGAACAAAGCCGCGACCGAATCGCTTTCCGTCATTGTCGAACGGGAGATTCCTTTTCCGCCGGAAAAGATCTGGCGCGCGCTCACGCAACCACACCTGATCGAGGAGTGGCTCATGAAGAACGACTTCAAGCCTGACGTAGGCCACCGTTTCAATCTTCGAGGAGACTGGGGAGGCGTGCTGGACTGCGAAGTCTTCGCCGTCGAGCCGAACAGAACACTGTCCTACACTTGGAATTTTGCGCACAACGATACAGCCTTTAAGCTGCAGAGCGTCGTGACCTTTACGCTCACCCCAACGAACACGGGGACCCACCTGCGCATGGAGCAGTCGGGCTTCCGGCCGGATCAGAAGCAGGCATACGGAGGCGCAAAGGCAGGGTGGCAGCAGTTCTTTGCAAACCTGGAGCAGGTCTTGACGCGGGCAGATTAA